AGCTGCTTCTTTAAAGTGTAATACAGATTGGAGGTGTATTATGATAACATTGTCAGGATCTCTAATTGCTTTAGCTAAactaccaaaatgaaaattacatAGTTGACTGATTGTGAATCCTGTGAGACTTTTTTTCCTAGTATTGGGTTTTGTCCTTTTTAGCACTAATATAAACTTAATAATTCCATAGTCTTTAAAATACATCAATGTACAGTTATATAAAGTagacagtggctatccgtacgattGCCGGATCAAtgtaccgacattctatccgtacgcagcgcccctatttggcccgtttaggtcatgtgataggtcagtcattggccagtttaagtcgGGTGACGAAGACtgaaccttaccctaacccctaaaaattgttgcgatattgggttataacctaaccctaatcctaaccctaaacctaaacctaaccctaatcctaaccctaatcctaaacctaaccctaatcctaaagctaacccctaaccctaaaaattgttgcgatattgggttataacttaaccctagccctaaccctaagacactatgtacttgtactttggtaaccgtaccaatagcaccgtgGGTTGTCCGTACGACAACCGTACAAAAAGACACTTTCTATAAAATAAGGTCAAAGGATATCAATGGACATATCCATTatttaaagtgcactttttgtaaaattatataCTTTAAATTGTCTTTATACTTGTAGAGTAAATTACTTTTGTGTCTGTACAAATACAATTTAttgcatctaaaaaaaaaaatgaaatcaccttAACCATGCACACTAAATTACCTGCAATTTCACACTAAAGATTTtcttcattatcattattaggaAAGATCTGTAAAATTACAAAAGATTGTGTGTAAAATAACATTTGAATATTAAAGGAATATGTTgaatcacttttaaaaaaaacataatgataTTGTAATATCATATTATGGTTTTCTCTCACCCAGAGCTCAAAGAGGAGGGAAGGAGGAGAGGGGGAGTGGGCGACAAACAGCATACGTTGATTCAACACTGATTAAGACGTTCAATCATTAAAATCTGaccacaaaacaacattgattcaatgacatcttttcaacattggTTAATGGGCGAGAATTGGATGATTGTTCGATGGATGAACCACCATCAATCGTCGACCATAACCAAAAATCAACCATTTTGACCATCTTTCAACATTGAATTAACATCTTTTGCTATCTGGGTAAACACTTGTTGCAACATTTTAGCATTGGCCATTGTTGGATATCACTAATGTGTTACTGTAAGAATAGTCAAAGCTACCATGTGTACACTTCAAAAACCTTATAATAAGCGTTTCCAAATTGGATGGGTGTCGGCGCATTGCACCAGCGTGGAGGTCCAAAttgccatttattttatttattaatattattttataatgtatttattcatttggttTTGCCATTTTGTATTCAGTGAAGATAGCTGGATGGATTTtatattatttgatttattctgtggACAGATTCTCTTTGGGGAGTGGACATTTCCTGAGGGGGGAGCATGGCCCTTGGTGATGCCATTGTTTCCAAAAAGTAAAGCTGCTCACTGTTGAATGTGTTAACTCCAGTAAAAAATAGTAATTAAGAATGAGATATTGTTTGAATGACAACTTTGTACATGAATCGTCAAAATACATTTGGCAAAGCAGTGTTTCTGCTAACTTTGACCACGTTTCTCGTTTTTAACCAACTGAGAATATGTGTAGATTAAAGTTTGATAGCTACTGTGAAATTTACAACATGTTTTATGTCTAAACCTAGTAgttctgaggaagaggaggataaAAGTTGACTTTTAACAATCAGTGCCGGTGTAGTGGCTCAGTTTTTCCCCAGCGGTCACCCACGTATTTTGGTATTTGGTCAAAAGGGTTAGTCTAGTCCAATCAGAACATTGGAAAAGCCTGACGTAGCACTAGTTTTAACCAATGGCTGAGCTGACCGGGATGGTTACACCcatggtgggcggggcttactGCGGCATCTCTTCAACATGGAGTACAGTCAAGCTTGATTCACTGCACGCTCAGCTCAGTCTGTCAAAACTCGGCTTCACTGTTTTGACAAGTTTTAGCAACTATTGGGCTGTAATGTGTTCTAACTATACTTTAATTTACAAACGATTTACTACGTACTGTTTTAAAATTGTTGTAACactttaaaagcattttttgggggaaatatatgttttattggACGGAACCGCTGAGGAGGTGAACATCGGAGAGTTTTGCTCAAGACACAGCGTGAACGAGTCCCACTGAGTGGCTGGGTTACTGGGTGAAAGGTCGTCCGTACCTCACTGCTGACTGTAGGTGAGTTATTAGAGCTATTGAGATGACTGCCTAAGGCATATAGTTTACCGGAAAGGTTAATGTGTCCTGTGGCTAAGTTTACGTGCTTTGTAGTATGCTAACTGAAGggtaattcatttttaatgttagcCGTTGCTGCTACTTTTCCTTTAAAAGCTCCCTGTGTTTGTTTGTACCAGCCACAGTACTGAGGCTTTAGTTTGTGAGCCCTCTCTTTTGTTCCAAAGCCTATCTGTGTCTTTCTATTTCGTGACAAGAATGCACAATGCGGCGAGTGTCTCAGCCTCTCTGGGGTCCCTGGGACTGCTTCGCCTCGTCGGGGTGTCCTGGTCCTGGAGCCTGGTAGCTGGGTTAGGAGTCTATCTGGGCACAAGGAGCTGGAAGTACTTCTACATTGCTGCCCTCACTGCTAAAAGAGACCTCACGTAAGCttaatatgttaaaataaaaaaatagttctctatttattttatgtcaTACACCATGGTAATCTAAAATTACATACACTGTCATATCTTAGCCCATCCTTCTAAATATGGACTTCCTGATTTTTATAAACGGTGTGTATTTCGGGTGTATcctgtatatttatttgtgtctgatTGCAGGATAACATCAAAAGTATTTAACTGATTTTTGACAAAAttctaaccaaagatagaccataCTCCATGGAAGAtgtcattacattttggaggggatccggattaatatactgattctggatcagtttttttcaaaacatccctatctctcatctttggagaaatgtaaataattaatgCCTTGATTCATAACTGCTGAtcttagggatgtcccaatacaactttttcttactgatatgataccgatattgcagccttgaatatcggccgataccgatattgatctgatatcagcataaatcatactttttttatttttttattgaatttattaattttctttaatagaaaaattaaatgattacttattttgtagtgtggaatgttagaaaagacttgatcaagtgatgttactcaaacaagagaataggtatgagaaaaactgacccatttacagtattattaaccaattggttacataaatttttaccttcaacatcatatctacagtattctacaattgaataagataaataaaaaatgaattgaaaaaataaataaataaatatcggtgaatccggaaatttgaattcgattttcgttttcaggctaatatcggacctaTATCCGAtataagtaatttttttttttttttttattacaaaagaaaaaagtgtgtatgattcatgctgatatcggatcaatattggtatcggccgatacgcaaggccgcaatatcggtatcatatcgggaatgaaaaagttgtatcgagacATCCCTATATACATTAATTGAATAAATAGTAAAAAGGTATTCAAAATAAGGCGCACAGTGGGGTAGTAACTCTCTACTGGTTTTCTATTACAATGACAACTAATTTTTACACATTAAATTgttttgtgaagaaaaaaaaaatctttttaattGAATGTTTGCCAGTTCTGCATTTCCTGATTCACATGATGTAAATGACAGAATTGTTTAAAATATGACTGTGatgcaatgactcagcatgcATACTCTATTCTAACACTGcatttctctctctttccttGCTTTCCAGTGGTCTCTATGTGCTGATCAGAGTAAGGCTGGCTCTGTGGCGTTACATGCGCAATGGAAGTAATATCCCTTCCATTTTTGCGCAGACAGTCAAACGCCATCCAAATAAACCAGCTCTGATCTATGAGGCTACAGGGGAAACCTGGACCTTTACTCAGCTGGATGAGCTCTCTAATGCAGTGGCCCATTGGGCTCGAGATCAAGGCTGGGTTTCTGGGGATGTGGTGGCCCTCTTCATGGAGAGCAGACCATTACAGGTGGCTCTTTGGCTGGGTTTGGCCAAGGTGGGCGTGGAAGCTGCACTCATCAACTTTAGCCTGCGCTGTGAACCCCTTCTGCACTGTGTTGGGGTGTCAGGATCGAGGGCGATTGTGTTCGGATCTGAACTTGCTGATGGTAAtagttgattgattgattttggtTTTAACTCTGTTCAAATTGAGCAAAATTCTTTATGACAACAATATTGTGTAGTTGTTATAGCTGAAATCAATGTACATGACTGTTAGTTTGCATTCTTTGTCATGTTTAGGTCATAGTGTTAAGGTAGAGGAGCTTTATTGATCCCACGGTTGGGACATTTACTGTCATGACCGCTCACATcagataaagtgaaagaaaaaaaactacagaggcaacacacagaacacccaaaagacacctgaaaaatagtgcaatgaatgagctaaaatatgacaatacgACAATAGAGGCTAtttataaatagaaaaacaatataaaaaaagtataaataatataGAACTGGTACTTGTTGTATTGGTAACATAGTGCAGTGTTGACAACACAGAGACTTGATTCTGCTGGTTTTGAATATTATTATATTCAGTTTGATACCAAAAACACTTAATGtaaaaccaaaaatgtattCAATCTAGATTGAATGACTACtgctgtcttttctttttctttttgaacagCAATGTCGGAGGTCGCTTTCCCCTCGAGTCAGCCGATGGTACGATTTTGTACTGGAGACGTGAGTGAGGATGTTCTCTCTGATCTAAGTGCTCAGCATCTAGATCCTCTTTTAGCCTCTGCATCTAAACATCCTCTTCCACCCTGCAATCCCCCAAAAGGCATGAATGGTGAGTAGATCCTCTTTTTGGGGTGTTTGTTTTAGGTCAGTAACTATGACGATGGCATTAATTgttcattcgttttttttttttttattggatttttagAGCAGATAGAGGATTGTCctatagttgtttttgtgaTGATTATAAGTTCTTAGAATGATCCTGAAGGCATATTTTGTGCAGGTGGCAGGTacccacaataaataaacaaacaatagaaAATTACATGTTCAGTGCATACACATCACATAGATTAGCTGGTATAAATGGATTTGTACGTCTGTTAGTTAGGTCGTTGTCCTCCAACAAGCTGGATCTGCTAACAGACTGCACCAAACTGACCTGCTGACCTGGAAGGTCTTCTAGGAAAACACCTGCTCCTCACAAGCATCAGTGGGCCATCATACAGAGTAGACAGATTCCACATGGGCTTTAAATGTCTGGTGACCACAGCAGGCAGAGCTGCtgcttttttctctaaaatgaaaaagtgaGAGAAATCACAGCAGTCTGTAAAACTCTGTCAGttgcgtaaaaaaaaaaaaaaacaagtatttttccGTTTGCCTTGAACACCCTGTAACTGTTAGATTTTCTAGTACTTCCATCTTCCTTCTCTCCCTCTTATCACTACAATGTTTTGTTCTTCGGTTATCATTTTTCTCATACCGTAATCTCATTGTTCTTTTTCAGAAAGAAGTTTTTGTTAAGGTACAGATACTAATTTGTCAGAAAATAGAATTATCTTTGATtggttttattgtgttgtggTTAGGTATATCTTATTCACTCATTTACTGACCTCATTTTGCTGTTATTCCTCAGATTTTTCCATTGCTGTGTTTAGTTTTAGATTAATTATAGCTGATTCCTCATAACTAAAAACTCAATATTTAGCCAAGTAACTTAGCTTTTTGTAAAGTGTAAAATTGATCATGATCAGAGCCAGCAATTGGATGCAGCAGTAATGgtgtgaatttgaaaaacatctTGAATAACAAACCTTGTCCAGACTTTTGTGGCATTGAAAAACATATTTGGATagttatgtttgtttgtttgtttgtttgtttgtttgtttgtttgtttgaccaGCAATACAGGTAGTCATACATAAATATCTGAATGtacattaaagaaaaatcaaTGTTCATCTGCAGATCGGCTGTTTTACATTTACACCTCGGGGACCACAGGCCTGCCCAAGGCTGCCATTGTCGTGCACAGTCGGTATGAATATTTCAGTAAGCCCTTTATGAGACTAGAGTAACCTGGTTTTCTGCTAATGGTGCTTTTGTTGTCTTCCAACAGTTACTACAGAATTGCAGCTTTTGGGTATTTTGCATTCCGTATGCGCCCTGATGACATTCTGTATGACTGCCTGCCTCTCTATCACTCAGCAGGTTGGTAGTTCTCTTTTCTACCAGTTATAGACTTCATGTTTTACTATTGCAACTACAAGGGAGCATTCTCCTTTCAGGAAACATTATTGGAGTTGGTCAGTGTCTGATCCAAGGTCTCACTGTGGTCGTCAAAAGGAAATTTTCTGCCAGCCGCTTTTGGGAAGACTGTATTAAGTACAACTGCACAGTAAGGGCTTATGTTTAGAAAATACTGAATATATGATAAATCCcatcaccaaaaaataaatcaaattagtATCCTTTAGTTGTGAACtcattttcaaaacattttccccGTTCACAGGTGGTGCAGTACATTGGGGAGATCTGCCGCTATCTTCTGTCTCAACCTGTGCGTCCATCTGAGAGGGACCACAAGGTTCGACTGGCAATTGGAAATGGATTGCGTCCCAGTGTGTGGGAAGCCTTCACTGAGCGTTTTAGGATAGCTCAGATTGGTGAGTTCTATGGAGCGACCGAATGCAACTGCAGCATTGCCAACATGGATGGCAAGGTGAGTAAACATTtggggtttgtttgtttttttgtctgcacaaacaaaatgtacatttgaaCAAAGTTGATCTCATTCTGCCCCGCCAGGTGGGAGCCTGTGGGTTCAACAGTCGCATTCTGCCCAACGTGTACCCCATCCGTCTGGTGAGTGTTGATGAGGACACCATGGAGCTGGTTCGTGACAGCCGGGGCCTCTGTGTGCCTTGCCGACCTGGTAATCAATATTTATTCATCAAACGATCATCCTGTGCTGATAACTTTTGATTGTAGCATTCTGggacgaccgtggctcagtggtagagcggTTCATCCAATATCTAATGGGTTAggggtttgaatcctgctctatccaagtcattgtcgtgtCATTGAGCTAAGCACTTTAAcaacattgcctcgtatgaatgggtttGAATTGGGTATGACTGTTAGAGGTGGTCAGAGAGGCCGTAGGCACGATATGGCAGCGCCACGGCAGCTGTGGCTAccatgtagcttaccaccaccggtatgactgatatgagtgactggtgtgactAAATAATGATTTCtgtacgcgctttgagtctccttaaaaaaaaaaagcgctatataaatctaagttattattattaaaagcaGGTGATTTCCCTCCTTCACTTATAGGAGAGCCAGGTCTTCTGGTCGGTCGAATCAACCAACAGGACCCTCTCAGACGTTTTGATGGCTATGCTAATCAAGATGCTACAAAGAAGAAGATCGCTCACAATGTCTTCAAGAAAAATGACACTGCCTATTTATCAGGTCAGCAATTTTTCTTCATCAACATTTTTTGTAGCAGGTAAACTTAG
The Gouania willdenowi chromosome 8, fGouWil2.1, whole genome shotgun sequence genome window above contains:
- the slc27a1a gene encoding long-chain fatty acid transport protein 1a → MHNAASVSASLGSLGLLRLVGVSWSWSLVAGLGVYLGTRSWKYFYIAALTAKRDLTGLYVLIRVRLALWRYMRNGSNIPSIFAQTVKRHPNKPALIYEATGETWTFTQLDELSNAVAHWARDQGWVSGDVVALFMESRPLQVALWLGLAKVGVEAALINFSLRCEPLLHCVGVSGSRAIVFGSELADAMSEVAFPSSQPMVRFCTGDVSEDVLSDLSAQHLDPLLASASKHPLPPCNPPKGMNDRLFYIYTSGTTGLPKAAIVVHSRYYRIAAFGYFAFRMRPDDILYDCLPLYHSAGNIIGVGQCLIQGLTVVVKRKFSASRFWEDCIKYNCTVVQYIGEICRYLLSQPVRPSERDHKVRLAIGNGLRPSVWEAFTERFRIAQIGEFYGATECNCSIANMDGKVGACGFNSRILPNVYPIRLVSVDEDTMELVRDSRGLCVPCRPGEPGLLVGRINQQDPLRRFDGYANQDATKKKIAHNVFKKNDTAYLSGDVLVMDDLGYMYFRDRSGDTYRWRGENVSTTEVEGILSGLLGQTDVAVYGVSVPDVEGKAGMAAIADPSESFDCNSFLQSIQRALPSYARPVFLRISPHVDTTGTFKIQKTRLQREGFDPRLTTDQIYFLNPRAARYEPMDEDLYNTIMESRMSL